In a genomic window of Sutcliffiella sp. FSL R7-0096:
- the rbfA gene encoding 30S ribosome-binding factor RbfA, which yields MTLRSNRVGEQMKKELSDIIGRKIKDPRVGFVTVTDVQVTGDLQQAKVFISVLGDDDKRQDTLIGLAKAKGFIRSEIGRRIRLRKTPELFFEFDESIAYGNHIESLIHELNKKDSDSDDEE from the coding sequence ATGACACTCAGATCAAACCGAGTTGGAGAGCAAATGAAAAAAGAGCTTTCCGATATCATTGGTCGTAAAATCAAAGACCCTCGTGTAGGCTTTGTAACAGTAACGGATGTACAGGTTACGGGAGATCTTCAACAAGCCAAGGTATTCATTTCTGTGCTTGGAGACGATGATAAAAGACAAGACACATTGATTGGCTTGGCGAAAGCAAAAGGCTTCATCCGCAGTGAGATAGGACGCAGAATTCGCCTGAGAAAAACTCCAGAGCTTTTCTTTGAATTTGATGAATCCATTGCTTACGGTAATCACATCGAAAGCCTGATACATGAATTGAATAAAAAAGACTCCGATTCTGATGATGAAGAGTAA
- the infB gene encoding translation initiation factor IF-2 has product MTKLRVYEYAKQKNVSSKDVITKLKEMNIEVSNHMATLDEDTIQKLNGPDKKEAPKKAAPQNTASAPKKQNNNQSQGGGQGGKGKNTSSPKKPFNNSNNNHSSKGKKKQNNKQNQNRGQQHAPPQPVKKKETPSKITFTGSLTVGELANKLNKEPSEIIKKLLMLGVMATINQDLDKDSIELIAGEYNVEVEEEIIFEVTDFEGYDSEDTEEVMEERPPVVTIMGHVDHGKTTLLDSIRNTKVTAGEAGGITQHIGAYQVEVEQGKKITFLDTPGHAAFTTMRSRGAQVTDITILVVAADDGVMPQTVEAINHAKAAEVPIIVAVNKMDKEAANPDRVMQELTEHGLVSEAWGGDTIFVPLSALSGEGIDTLLEMILLVSEVEEYKANAKRAASGTVIEAQLDKGRGSVATLLVQKGTLRVGDPIVVGNTFGRVRAMVNDLGRRVKEAGPSTPVEITGLNEVPQAGDNFMVFADEKTARNVGEARAQKQLQEQRSEKTRVTLDDLFEQIKQGEMKEINLIVKADVQGSVEAMAASLQKIDVEGAKVKIIHTGVGAITESDIILASASNAIVIGFNVRPDAGAKRTADAENVDIRLHRIIYKAIEEIEAAMKGMLDPEFEEKVIGQVEVRQTFKVSKVGTIAGAYVTEGKITRDSSIRLIRDGIVIFEGELDTLKRFKDDVKEVATNYECGVTIKNFNDIKEGDIIEAYVMQEIERK; this is encoded by the coding sequence ATGACGAAATTACGCGTGTACGAATACGCTAAACAAAAGAACGTATCAAGTAAAGATGTCATCACAAAACTAAAAGAAATGAATATTGAGGTATCAAACCATATGGCAACATTAGACGAAGACACTATCCAAAAATTGAACGGTCCAGATAAAAAAGAAGCACCAAAGAAAGCAGCACCACAAAATACTGCTTCTGCACCTAAGAAGCAAAATAACAACCAATCTCAAGGCGGCGGTCAAGGCGGAAAAGGCAAAAACACTTCTTCACCTAAAAAGCCATTTAACAACAGCAATAACAATCATTCCTCTAAAGGGAAAAAGAAACAAAACAATAAACAAAACCAAAACCGTGGACAACAACATGCTCCGCCACAACCTGTGAAGAAAAAAGAAACACCTTCCAAAATTACATTCACTGGTTCCCTGACAGTTGGTGAATTGGCCAACAAGCTAAACAAAGAGCCTTCTGAAATAATCAAAAAGCTCTTGATGCTTGGCGTCATGGCGACCATCAACCAGGATCTTGACAAAGATTCCATCGAATTGATCGCAGGCGAATACAATGTGGAAGTGGAAGAGGAAATTATCTTCGAAGTAACCGATTTTGAGGGCTACGATTCAGAAGATACAGAAGAGGTAATGGAAGAGCGTCCTCCAGTTGTTACGATCATGGGCCACGTTGACCACGGTAAAACAACGCTTCTTGACTCCATCCGTAATACAAAGGTTACTGCAGGTGAAGCAGGTGGAATCACTCAGCATATCGGTGCGTACCAAGTAGAAGTGGAACAAGGCAAAAAAATCACGTTCCTTGATACTCCTGGGCATGCAGCGTTTACAACAATGCGTTCCCGCGGGGCACAAGTTACTGATATCACAATCCTAGTTGTGGCAGCAGATGACGGTGTTATGCCTCAAACAGTGGAAGCAATCAACCATGCAAAAGCCGCAGAAGTACCAATCATCGTTGCCGTTAACAAAATGGATAAAGAAGCTGCCAATCCTGACCGTGTTATGCAGGAATTAACAGAGCATGGACTAGTGTCAGAAGCTTGGGGTGGAGATACTATCTTTGTACCACTTTCCGCTTTAAGTGGAGAAGGCATCGATACATTGCTTGAAATGATCCTTCTTGTATCTGAAGTGGAAGAATACAAAGCTAATGCAAAACGAGCGGCTTCAGGTACGGTTATCGAAGCACAGCTTGATAAAGGTAGAGGTTCTGTTGCTACCCTTCTTGTTCAAAAAGGAACACTCCGTGTTGGAGATCCAATTGTTGTAGGAAACACGTTCGGCCGTGTTCGTGCAATGGTCAATGATCTTGGACGCCGTGTTAAAGAAGCTGGTCCATCTACACCAGTTGAAATAACTGGTCTTAATGAAGTTCCACAAGCCGGAGACAACTTCATGGTGTTTGCTGATGAAAAAACGGCTCGTAACGTTGGGGAAGCACGTGCTCAAAAGCAACTTCAAGAGCAACGCAGCGAAAAAACACGTGTAACACTTGATGACTTGTTTGAACAAATCAAGCAAGGTGAAATGAAAGAAATCAACTTGATTGTGAAAGCGGACGTTCAAGGTTCTGTAGAAGCGATGGCTGCTTCCCTCCAGAAAATTGATGTAGAAGGCGCTAAAGTGAAAATCATCCATACTGGCGTTGGTGCCATCACGGAATCTGATATCATTCTTGCCTCCGCATCCAATGCGATTGTCATTGGTTTCAACGTTCGCCCAGATGCTGGTGCGAAACGTACAGCAGATGCTGAAAACGTTGATATCCGTCTTCACCGTATCATCTATAAAGCGATTGAAGAAATTGAAGCGGCAATGAAAGGCATGCTTGACCCCGAGTTTGAAGAAAAAGTGATCGGTCAAGTGGAAGTACGCCAGACGTTCAAAGTTTCTAAAGTCGGAACAATCGCGGGTGCATATGTAACAGAAGGTAAAATCACTCGTGATTCCAGCATTCGTCTAATTCGTGACGGGATCGTTATTTTTGAAGGAGAACTTGATACACTCAAGCGTTTCAAAGATGATGTTAAAGAAGTTGCGACAAACTACGAATGTGGTGTAACAATCAAGAACTTTAACGACATTAAAGAAGGCGACATCATCGAAGCGTACGTAATGCAAGAAATCGAAAGAAAATGA
- the rpsO gene encoding 30S ribosomal protein S15, with protein MAITQERKQELINEFKTHESDTGSPEVQIAVLTEQINNLNEHLRTHKKDHHSRRGLLKMVGKRRNLLTYLRNKDVTRYRELINKLGLRR; from the coding sequence ATGGCTATTACACAAGAGCGTAAACAAGAACTTATCAATGAGTTCAAGACTCACGAATCTGACACTGGATCTCCAGAGGTACAGATCGCTGTCCTAACAGAACAGATCAACAACCTAAACGAGCATTTACGTACTCACAAGAAAGATCACCACTCACGTCGTGGTCTATTGAAGATGGTTGGTAAGCGTCGTAACTTACTAACTTACCTTCGTAACAAGGATGTAACTCGTTACCGTGAACTAATCAACAAATTAGGTTTACGTCGATAA
- the truB gene encoding tRNA pseudouridine(55) synthase TruB, with translation MDGILILNKPKGFTSHDCVFKVRKILKTKKVGHTGTLDPEVTGVLPICIGRATKVVEFLTAEEKTYIAEVTIGTATTTEDQTGEVVEEKSVDNPIPKEKILSVLHQLKGEIEQTPPMYSAVKINGKKLYEYAREGKVIDRPSRKVTIHDIFLTSDITYIEERGQVRFSFQVNCSKGTYVRTLAVQIGELLGYPAHMSYLTRVSSGNFTIDHAITLEQLSELAEKGAVGEHLLPMEKALSSLPKLDINDKVAEKVYNGAVLPYPENIDESNEYFSVFHDDKCLAIYMKHPSKPGLMKPKKVFHN, from the coding sequence ATGGACGGCATTTTGATATTGAACAAGCCTAAGGGATTCACTTCACATGACTGCGTATTCAAAGTGAGAAAGATATTGAAAACAAAAAAAGTCGGCCACACCGGCACACTAGATCCCGAAGTGACCGGAGTCCTGCCTATCTGCATAGGTAGAGCGACCAAAGTTGTTGAATTCCTAACAGCAGAAGAAAAAACATATATAGCGGAAGTGACCATAGGGACTGCTACCACAACAGAAGATCAGACAGGGGAGGTCGTGGAAGAAAAAAGTGTGGACAACCCGATACCAAAGGAAAAGATACTTTCCGTCCTTCATCAGCTAAAAGGGGAGATTGAACAAACACCTCCAATGTACTCAGCTGTAAAAATAAACGGAAAAAAGCTTTATGAGTATGCAAGAGAAGGGAAGGTAATCGACAGACCTTCACGAAAAGTGACGATTCATGATATCTTCCTAACAAGCGACATTACATATATAGAAGAGAGAGGTCAGGTTCGTTTTTCTTTTCAAGTAAATTGCAGCAAAGGTACCTATGTAAGAACTCTTGCCGTACAAATAGGAGAACTGCTCGGTTATCCAGCGCATATGTCATATTTGACAAGGGTATCTTCAGGAAACTTCACCATTGATCATGCGATCACACTGGAACAACTAAGTGAGCTCGCAGAGAAGGGTGCTGTAGGGGAACATCTATTGCCTATGGAAAAAGCATTAAGTTCATTGCCTAAGTTGGACATTAATGATAAAGTAGCAGAGAAAGTGTATAATGGTGCGGTTTTGCCGTATCCAGAAAATATCGATGAATCGAATGAATACTTCAGTGTGTTCCATGATGATAAATGTTTGGCCATCTATATGAAGCATCCATCAAAGCCAGGCCTGATGAAACCGAAGAAAGTATTTCATAACTAA
- a CDS encoding DUF503 family protein, whose product MIGYIECDCMIYDAQSLKEKRAVLQRVMTRLKQRFNISISEIDHQDVWQRTKIGIVSISSSKSITEKELQKVLDYLDSFPEIERAETSLDWL is encoded by the coding sequence ATGATTGGATATATAGAGTGTGACTGTATGATCTATGATGCTCAATCTTTGAAGGAAAAAAGAGCAGTCCTTCAGCGTGTTATGACGAGGTTGAAGCAGAGGTTCAACATATCCATTTCAGAGATTGATCATCAGGACGTATGGCAACGGACGAAGATTGGAATAGTATCCATCTCTTCTTCCAAATCCATCACCGAGAAAGAATTGCAAAAAGTGCTCGACTATCTGGATTCATTTCCAGAGATAGAGCGGGCAGAAACTTCGCTTGATTGGCTTTAA
- the ribF gene encoding bifunctional riboflavin kinase/FAD synthetase, translating into MKVVYLEHPHSLKIEECMPATVALGFFDGIHLGHQKVISGALNKAKELGTAGAVMTLDPHPSVVLRRTVQHVRYITPLSEKIRLLASLGVDILYVVKFDMSFASLVPQDFVDQYIIGLNIKHVVAGFDYSYGSLGKGTMETLPFHSRGQFNQTVVEKYTTNDLKVSSTYIREQLREGKVDELPHTLGRYYHVRGKVGHGEKRGRTIGFPTANVVPDDDYVIPKTGVYTVRMYVNDNWVNGVCNIGYKPTFHEQENENLPSIEVHLLDFDQQIYGEEVIIEWHNCIREEKKFSGVDALVTQIKKDKEKAEEYFQKNIHDTCFLT; encoded by the coding sequence ATGAAAGTTGTGTATTTGGAACACCCGCATTCCCTGAAAATAGAAGAGTGTATGCCTGCTACAGTCGCTCTCGGTTTTTTTGATGGCATCCATCTCGGGCATCAAAAAGTGATTAGCGGTGCGTTGAACAAAGCGAAAGAATTAGGAACTGCAGGTGCAGTAATGACGTTGGATCCACATCCATCCGTCGTTTTGAGAAGAACCGTCCAGCATGTCCGCTACATCACTCCTCTTTCTGAGAAAATAAGGCTCCTTGCTTCTTTAGGGGTGGATATCTTATATGTGGTGAAATTCGACATGTCCTTTGCATCGCTAGTACCCCAGGATTTTGTAGATCAATATATTATCGGATTGAATATCAAGCATGTGGTGGCCGGATTTGATTATTCATATGGCAGTCTTGGCAAAGGGACAATGGAGACCCTTCCGTTTCATTCAAGAGGGCAATTCAATCAGACTGTTGTTGAGAAATATACCACTAATGACTTGAAAGTAAGTTCCACTTACATAAGAGAACAGTTGAGAGAAGGGAAAGTGGACGAGTTGCCGCATACTTTGGGAAGGTATTATCATGTGCGAGGGAAAGTGGGGCATGGTGAAAAAAGAGGTCGTACGATTGGATTTCCAACAGCCAATGTCGTCCCGGACGATGACTATGTGATTCCTAAGACAGGTGTTTATACTGTTCGCATGTATGTGAATGATAACTGGGTGAATGGAGTGTGCAACATCGGCTACAAACCTACTTTCCATGAGCAAGAAAATGAGAACCTTCCATCTATCGAAGTCCACCTGTTGGATTTTGATCAACAGATCTATGGGGAAGAGGTTATCATAGAGTGGCATAATTGTATCAGGGAAGAAAAGAAGTTTTCTGGTGTGGATGCGCTTGTTACGCAAATCAAAAAAGACAAGGAGAAAGCAGAAGAGTATTTTCAAAAAAACATACACGATACTTGCTTTTTAACCTAA